The nucleotide window gcacTTTGCCAAGCACACCACggctttcttcttctccccGATGCAGCTGTCAGGCAACAGCTGTGACTCACACTGgtaaatgtaaatttaaaactGATTAAATGTAAATGGTGTCTGAAAAACCACAGGCTCATTAGCCATTATTACTGATAACCTATGTGCTGGAAAATGAGGTCGTTTGCACACAGGTGGGAATGGACAGTGAATGTTTCCCCTCATTTCTGGTGTAAGGAGAGGCAGCCTCCATCCCATTCTTCTCTGCCTCACCTTCGGGAGCTCCTTCTCCCCCAAGGGTGGCCGTGGCTCTCACATCAGCTTTGTCACCCTTAATGTCAGCCAGGAGAGAtgggaaatgtgaaaaatgcctattgtatgattggcttttccaaatattcaaatgaatattatatgtgttatattagaaagtgatgctgtattcATTTTCTCAAGTAGtatgttaaatatagttttagattataacaaaatgttaaaatagaaactatgctatatgagatactttttttaaatgagaggAATGAGGAACTCCCACcaagatagcagccacaggacacctcaatctttcagagaaagagaatttattgccccattatcagaaatgaacttcttcctgctttgctcagccctgaagacgccgtcaggattcagagggagaagctgacactgcccagacagaatcctgtgtttgaatggaattgatgcaccatggatgaggtgtatgaatatgcaacaggctgttgcttttaagggttaatcctctgttaacgtgggtcctttttcaggcttattttgcccagaaagagatACCTGgactgtccataactctttgtttttattgtctcatattgtcttaattcaaattgtccaaattattattactctaattatattactattttaataaccactttattactattaaacttttaaaattttaaaaacaaacgATTGGCGTTTCTCacaaaaggtttattaaaccttatcaaaaatacaacagaagcctgaatagagaaaatatcccaggatttttcccacCATGTGCTCACCCTCACAATGGAGGTTTCtcaccttttaaccctttaacctCTCCCAGATTTCTGTCCATTGACTCCTTCTTTGCATTCCAGTGATGCAGATCACATCCTTAAACCTTGACTGGAGGTCAGGTTTTGCCACAGTGACAAGCtgaccctcccaaatgtcccaaacccaggcaGTCCCTTGATAACCATGCAGGGGTTAAAACAgaactataaatctataaaacttttcttaaccTATAGCCATGATATTTGTCTGGTAATTGAGGACACACCACGAGCCCCCTTGCCCTGACTGTaagcacaggaaaagaaatgtgctGCCCCTCTGTAGTCAGGGATTGTCTCCAGGACCTGCCTGGTCCAGCCCTACTTCCACAGCCCCGGCTTCAGGGGGTGACCCAGACCCTGGGACACTGtcctggctgagcagagctgcaagCTGGGACCATAGCACCATCTGTGAGCTCCTACAAGGTCTTAACAAGCCCAGTAACAAAAATTGATGTTTCTCACATCAAAGagtgtcagaacccaggacatccctctggctgccctggaggactccagaccctggcagggggctcagagaccttggcacggagtcaaagacacctgtgcctttgattttagcccatggaaacaattaccaactttgtgtgaggagttacaagccacaagagtttgagtagaatgatagtgaatttgtcacagggtgaaaaagtagaattttggggatttagaatgggagttcaagaggcaagatggaggaatctgggcatgtcctgtccttcttctccttcttcttgtcctccatcttctgctgtgatggtgacactgctggattggtttagagcagagacagactgtctaacataggtgagAGGTACTGGGAAAtcattgtaaataaagcacaggtagTTCTTAGTATGAAAAgttaacaccaccccaagggcagggactgtgccacaacctgacctgctggacagatctcagcagggcagagaaagaatggaacaggtaagagaaaataaacaaccttgaaaaacagagctgaggaatctccACTTCTCCTtcgagggcagggctgggaaaaaagagactttttaatACCTCAGGAGCCATTTCAGCAACAACAAACTCAACAAAAGAGACTTTTAACCTGGTGGAAGAAAGGGGTCTGTGGATGCAAACAAAAGCTGAGGGCATGGAAACTTACTGGTGAGGACAGTCAGTCCATCAAGCAATCAATGTCAGGAGTTTAATCACTCCAACCTGTATTTCAGGGCAAGTGCAGGTGTGGGGATGGATGTAGGTCAGCCCAGTTCAGCCTGGAAGTGCAGTGGGATCAGTGAGTGAAATGCCCTCTCCTGCTCTAAACAAGAAGAAAGGGTGCAGCCTTCCAGAGAACAAATCCATTTGGGCTCTCCAGGCTCCATCTTtctggctgtcctgtgcagccCTGCAACACCACTGGCATGGCCTGCCCTGTGTCAGCACGAGTTGGGAagcaccagccctgcacacTCTCCTGGAGAGCTGAAACCAAAGctgcactgggaaaaaaaggaagtagGTGAAAATCTCATAGAGTTTCCATAGCTCTGGAAAGGTCTGCTCAAACACTGAATGCACCATTCACCAGGCActtccagcctcctcctcccccagcccccgccTCCGAGGGACACTACAAGCCCAAATGTTgcaaaggaaaaatttattattttttagaaaCACATTCTCACTTCTGCTGGGGAGTGTGACAATCCCCAGCCTCGGGGCAGGGTGCAGCTGCCTTCAGCCCCCGTGGTGGTGAGCGTGGCCAGAGTTAACAGCCCAAAATATCCCTTAATGATGAGCATCCTGTGGGTGCAAgtcagccacagcttctcaggtGAGGGGAGGAAAGCTGCTTCTTGGCACGACAGGAGTTGACTGCTTCAGCCAGTTTCCCCTGAGGCTCtggcctggcccaggtggggaaGCTCCTTATCCTAAAGCCCAGGAAAGCTCTCCAAGGCCTGGAGGATGTCCTCAGCTTCCTGTAGCACCTGAGTCTGCTGGAGTGCTCAGCCATGAGTGTTTCAGTCCAGGTCTGGGTCTGCTGAGCAggaccagcccagagcactgggacCATTCTCAAAGAGGAGTTCAGTGCTGACAGCGTGGTCTGagcccttcccagtgctccaAGAAATCTGATGTAACATTCTTATGCCCATcatttaaatacataaatacttGTAACAAAAGACTTTGGGGTGTGCAGCCAGCAGCAACCCGCTGAAAGGCTGGCGGAGCTCCTCGGGAGACACGAAGTCACAAACTGGCAGGTGGTTAAAATCTGCCTTGCTGCCAGCAAAacccccagctgctggctgtgctggggtcaggggctgcctgcagcacggGCAGGACCTGTCTCAGCTGGaagagcagggaggagcagggaggagcagcccagggtccCTGAGAGGCGTGCCTGGTGCCCGgtggaggctgtgctgggaatccCTGGCGCACACCTGTGGGACAAAGCCAGGAGAACCATCTGAGTGCTCCCTGAAAGgctgcacacacctgcagctTCCACTCGGTCTGTCAGAGACAGCTCACCACATCCAGAAGGCTTCATGTTTGCCCAAATTTTTTGTGCCTGGATCACTTTTGGGTCAAGCCAGTGTGTGAGTGCTTTGAAGGAGGTTTTCCTCTGAGGCCTTACATCTCAGGAGGTGAATGTCCCAGCAGACGGGCTCAGGCTTCAGGAGTCTGCAGACAGCTGGAACAGCCagtggggctctgctcccaaagCTGCTCCCCAGACTCCACAGtcagtgctcctgctgcccagtgcAGTCCTGCCAGCTCCTTTCCACACACCACCTTCTCTGACAGCCTTCATCTGGCTCACTCCAAAGGCAttccctgctgcctcttccctgtTTTCCATCTTGCCAGGCagattcctgctcctcctgctccaagTGGCTTCAGGACACTTGAGGTATCTTCCTGACTCACCAGActtttatttgagaaaaaaCACAAGACATTTCTACTATATACAGATACTGTCAAGTAAATGGAGAAATCCAGGGTTTCTCTGAATATGAGCTAAGCTTGGGTGACTTTCTTTGGCTttcatttctgttcttctcaagAGCTCCACGCATCCCTTTCCCCAGTGTTGGAAGGACCCATCCTGGGTGCCAAatcagctgcacagagctccaaaGAGGCAATTCTTGCACTATAAAAAGCCTGTGGTTCATCTGCGCTCCCAGCGAGGCCCTCCACGGCCCCAGGGAGGGCTCTAGAGCAGGCAGCCCATACAAGTCCAAAACCTGCAGCTCGGTGGGGAAGGCTGTGCTTTCcatgctgctccagctcctgcagctaGGACTTGCTGTCAGCGACCAGCACCAGGCTGAGGGACAGGTCCCCGAGGGTGGCGTTGGAGCTGGTCCACAGCGTGATGCTGTCCTGCTCAAACAGGTAGAGCACTGTGGTGTGGTTCACTGTGCTCTCATTGCTGGGCACAGtctgctcccacagcacactGGTGGTGCCCTGCAGGGTCAGCCTCAGCCAgtccccctccttctcctccaggtaGATGGAGCTCCTGAGGGACACGAGGTAGAGGCCGTCGCAGGGGACCAGGACGGAGCCGTTGCGGATGCGGATGGGCCCCGACTCCGCGGAGAGGTTCACGGCTGCTCCCCTGGTGCTCCTGCCTGCAATGCAAGGGAGCAAAGGTGATCCCTGGGGACTAATGCCTGCTAGGAAATGGGCTGGTGGACACCGCCTGACTGCAGGAAGAttgaaaaatatagaaagaaagGGGAGAGTAAACTGTGGTGCTTTCTTCACAGGGGttttaggatgagggaagagatgagaatcttgactttatgcttcagaaggcttgatttattattttatgatatatattatgttaaaactgtactaaaagaatagaagaaaggatttcatcagaaggctggctaagaatagaagaggaatgaataacaaaggtttgtctctgaccaagacagtctgggcagctgggctgggattggccattaatcagaaacaaccaggtgagaccaatcccagatccacctgctgcattccacagcagcagagaatcattgtttgcatttgttcctgaggcctccctgcttctcaggaggaaaaatcccaaggaaaggatttttcataaaacatgttggtgacagtAACCTAGATAACAGGGCAGGCCAATGTGAGAAATGGGTTTGTAGAGAATTCTCAAAGCCCAGCAAGGGACTCACACGGTATACATCTGCACACaaactctgaaataaaaaatactaactctgaaataaaaaatactaacTTAGAAATACCCTAGAATAAGACAAACATTGTTGAGAAAGAAATAGAGCTAGAAACATGTTTCAAAAGATAACTTTACAAATAAGACTAAATACTTTAGAGACATACAACTGTGAAAAATACCTTGTAGTAAACCCCACAAAGAGTAATTTTAGATGATTAACTTTAAAACATTTACAACATAGTGTAACAAAAACTAATAAACCAAGAAACACTTATattgtaattaagaaataattatCTTCTAATTATAATAACATaaataacatctgtattgtctcacccttcacgtaagactaaaaataaaataaaagtttttaaaacagctCGCAGTTACTCCATCTCTAAgtcaaaaaaaaagagcttaaTCCAACAGACCAGAGCTGGAATATTACTGACCCTAGCCAGACATCATCTACCATGAAAATTTACAGATTACCACTCTTGACTAAGCTGTGCCTTTTGGCACATAGTTTATATGGATTATTCCTCCAAATTCTTATTTATGTGCTGTTTACTTACTCTGTGTCTTagaatacagaaaaatacagcaagTAAAGCATCACTGTGAGTTTAGAAAGGTTCATAACAAGAACAGGAAAATTAAGACACTAAGTAAGATGAGGAAAAGGCATCCAGAGGTGGATGACAAAAAGTGCTTTCAGTGGAGATGCTGGCAACATAAGCCTTTGTCTTAGGGTTTGGTTGTGAGgttttgtgggtgtttttttccccagaagaaaagatgaaagagcagcaaagagACAGAAGCATAAGGAACTAATTAACACAGAgcacaaaaaggagaaattataTGGGAACTTGGCAGGAAAGGATTTCTGGTGGAATGGAGagtcccaggctgtgctggccatgtttctgtgctgtgtccctgggctctgcacagcagctgaatCCCCTGGGACCAGGGCACCcaggagctctccaggcaggagcCCCTCTGGGCTGGGGCCAGATTCTCAAGCTGCTCCTCTAAAGGACATGAGTTTCTGTTAGGTTGGACTCCCTGCTGCCTCACGCTTTTAACTGAAAGTAAAACTGTCAGTAATATTTtcagtattattttaaaagttttactGATTATCTTGGAGGTGTGAAATCATCAAACCTCCAGCGTagctggcacacagagcagcacatctGACACGGTGTGTGCTCTCACCCACTCCTCCTGAGGAAatcatttacatttttcataaatCAGGAAACCATTGACTTGTTTTAGAAAAACCCAAGAGCGTGCCACGTGCATTTAGTGAATTGTCTAAAATGACTTTCTTGTTCATTCACTGAGTGAAAGAGTGGTTTAGGAGACaggtgagggctgcagggatccATGCAGCTTTTCAGGttttttgctctgctctgggaaaagCCAGCTGTTTCATTTTAGTCCCCTTGCAGCACCGGGGCAGGCTTGGCCCCTGTCCCCTGACAGTCCTCCATCAGAAGAAATGGCCAGCACTCTGGCACCTGAGAGCCATTTGGGTATTTTAGGGGCCACAGGATGCCACAGAGGTCCCTGGGCACCGTGGTAGGCTGGGGAGCCCTCCCAGTGTGCCAGGGGGAGGTggcacatccctgctgcactgGGGATCATCGAGGGCACCCCAGGGTCCCCCCACCCCAACACCCACCTGAGTATCGGATGTGGGTCCACAGCACTTTGTCACTCTGGctctggaaaacaaagcagataAATCCTCCTTaaggcagcaggctggcagctccctgctgctgctgctgccctttcatttccctgccaggacccctCGGGCCCTGtaggggcagagcagctgcagctccaaggGCACGGCCTGGgcactcagctgctgccagccagccccaccCGGGCTCGGGGTACACCATTCTGATGGAATATTAGGTCTTTGTTAGGGAATAGTAGTTCATTATTATGGGTTCGTTCATTTTTGCAGAGTACTAGGTCACTGTGATAGAACGTGATTTCATTCTTATAGATTAGTATTTCATTATTATGGGATATTAGTGcattattataaaatattagtTCATTCCTATGGAATACTATTtcattattataaaatattatttcattcttATGGAATACTGTTtcattattataaaatattatttcattcttATGGAATACTATTTCATTATTATAGAATATtatttaattcttatggaatactatttcattattatagaatattatttcattattatggAATACTATTTCATTATTATAGAATATTAGTTCATTCTTATGGAATACTATTTCATTCTTATAGAATATTAGTTCACTCTTCTGGAATACTATTTCATTATTATAAAATACTATTTCATTCTTATGGAATACTATTTCATTCTTATAgaatattatttcattattatggAATACTATTTCATTCTTATAGAATATTAGTTCACTCTTATGGAATACTATTTCATTCTTATACAATATTATTTCATTCTTATGGAATACTATTtcattattataaaatattatttcattcttATGGAATACTATTTCATTATTATAGAATATTATTTCATTCTTATGgaatattatttcattattatagAATATTAGTTCACTCTTATGGAATACTATTTCATTATTATAGAATATTATTTCATTCTTATGGAATACTATTTCATTATTATAGAATATTAGTTCACTCTTATGGAATATTATTTCATTCttacaaaatattatttcattcttATAGAATATTATTTCATTCTTATAGAATATTATTTCATTCCTATGGAATATTATTGCATTATTACGGAATGCTATTTCATTATTATAGAATATTATTTCAGTATTATAGAATACTATTtcattattatatattttatttcattatgaTGGactattatttcattattatggAATATTATTGCATTATTACGGAATGCTATTTCATTATTATAGAATATTATTTCAGTATTATAGAATACTATTTCattattatataattttatttcattatgaTGGactattatttcattattatggAATACTATTTCATTATTGTAGACTATTATTGCATTATTATAGAATATTAGTTCATTATTATAGAATATTATTGCATTATTATAGAATATTAGTTCATTATTATGGCATACTATCTCATTCTTATAGAATATTATTTCATCATTATATAATACTATTTCATTATTAAGGAATATCAGTTCATTAACATGGAATATTATTTCATTACTATAGAATATTattccagcctggctcccagccaGAGTGACTTCCAGCCTAGTGCTGAGCCCTCCAGAgcaggtttggttttgtttagaaAACCACGCTGGTGTGGGCATCGAGGCAGAGCAAGCAGCAAGGAAAACATAAAGGATATTTCTCTACCTATCCTAAAATATCctaatcccaaaaaaaccccactactTTTAACCATCATCCATAAAAAAAGCTtccaaaatttttaaataaatt belongs to Haemorhous mexicanus isolate bHaeMex1 chromosome 9, bHaeMex1.pri, whole genome shotgun sequence and includes:
- the TNFSF4 gene encoding tumor necrosis factor ligand superfamily member 4, which produces MEGGAGMARQTGTEPAAGGQLEQHRERAEEEWRLWQGGQVRSSLHLVSAVAQWVLLLACLIYLGVHFLRPSKSQSDKVLWTHIRYSGRSTRGAAVNLSAESGPIRIRNGSVLVPCDGLYLVSLRSSIYLEEKEGDWLRLTLQGTTSVLWEQTVPSNESTVNHTTVLYLFEQDSITLWTSSNATLGDLSLSLVLVADSKS